The DNA sequence ACCGTGACTTCGGGGCTACAACCGGGATGACGTGGCGGATGACCGACCTGGGCCCTATGCTGCCGACCCACTCCGGGGTGGGGTATGTGTGTTCACCCGGCGACGCGTAGGGACTCCGACCCTGGAGGCCGGCCCCGACGTGTTGCCCGGCTGGGACTCGCTGGGCGAGCTAGGAGCGTGTACGGCGTCTCGACCGCGGTGGACGGGGCCTGCCCGAGTTCACCCGTTGGCCTTAACCAAGGTCTCCATCAGCCCCAGGACCGGTTCGGACGGGTTCGCCTACAAGATTGCCCTTCGGGGCGGTCGGATCAGGACGGCGCCAGGGTTGCCTTCAGACAAGGGGTTCTACTTCTGCGGCGACGCTCACCACGCCGGCGGATCAGGGCTCCGTCGCTGCGGCAGTCCGCGGAGCAACCAGTCGACGAGCTCAGTGACGTACTGCGGCAAGGTCTCGGCGATCTGGTCTTTGGATGGGCGGCCAGGCGCGATGATCGTGTGGAAGACGATCGCCCCTTCGAGCGCCTCAAGGAACTGGGCAGCGGATGTACCGATGGGCATCTCCCCTTCGGCGACGGCCTGCTCGAGCCGGCCCATCAAAGCGAGCACCCCTCGGTTGAGGCTCTCGTTCTGGATGTCCGCGTACTCGTCTGGATTTGCCACCGCAGCCGAGATGATCGCCGCCATGGTGGCCCCCTGCTTGCCCAGAAAGAGTGCCGCCCGGGCAACCGCGTATTCGACGAGGTAGTCGCGGATGGGGAGCGACGGGTCCGCCGGGTTGACGTGCCGGGTCTCGAAGTCGCGAACTGCGTCCAGGAGCAGCTCGCGCTTGTCCTTCCACCGGAGGTAGATCGACGACTTTCCGACTCCAGCGTGCTGGGCGACGGCGTCCAGACTGAGTCCTGCCCAGCCCCTCTGGCCGAACAGCTCGAGGGCGGACCGGTAAGCACGTTCTTCGGTGTCGGCGTGCCGTGGACGCCCGGGACCGCGGCGGGCTGGCCGCGAGTCGTCAGAGAGAAGTGTCATCGCTCCCGCCCTCTCACTAGACCGCAATATCCTGGCTCGAGAGCCACACACCTCATTCTCGGGTGGTAGTGCTCTTCCAGCCGACTCCACTCGGCGCGACGGTCGTTCTCAGTATGACCCGCTATAGGCGCAAAATGTCCGAAACCACACCGCGGTGTTGTGTTGAGTGACACGGCGGCGGTGCTCGGGGCCAGTGTCCGTGTCGTGTGCAGCTAACGGGACATGCCGACCTTGTTCAGACGGATACGTACTTCCCTGCTGACGGACAGTTGATCTCCGCGTATGTGGCCATGGGCCGGTCGTGTCGCTCCCGACGTACGCGTCCCTCCGGGGATTCGCTCGAGGTCTTCGACCACGAGGAACCGCCGGACGTACCGGCCGTGGATCGCCGAGCCGGGCTGTGGCTGCAGCCCGACAGGGCGAGGGCCAAGGGTCGCAGGCCCGGACGGGACTCTGCGGCGGACGTTATTGTTCTCTCCGGCCAGGTACGCGCGCGATTCGGACGAGGCCTGGGCCGTCCTAGAGGCTGCGCGCGTGGGTTTGCGCCCTGGTGCCGTCGGTCCTGCGCGTCTGGATGATGGCCCGGGCGCGGTGGAGGGCTTCGTTGGCGCGGCGGCGGTCGCGTCCCGGTGCGAGTGTGTGGGTGGAGGGTCCGAGGGGCGCGGGGCCGGTGATGGCGTACCGGTCGCGGTAGGCCGCGATGACGGTCAGTTCGGCGAGCCACCCTTGGTAGTCGCTTGCACCGTTCGGCCGCTCCCCAGTGTGGGACACCCAGGGCGCCCGGTCGCGGACAGCGGCCTCGGCGAGGGTGTGGGCGCGGGTCTCGATGAGCTGACGTCGTTCGTCCAGCGCGCGGGCGAAGTCGGCGGGCAAAGGGCCGGACGCGGCCGGGATGAGTCCGGCGATGAGGTCCGGGGTCGTGCCGGGTGCGGGCTGTCGCGTGGCTCGGCCGAGGCGGGCGGTGAGTACGGCGGCGATGTCGTCGGCGTCGAGCAGGGTGCGTTGGGTGACCAGGCGCGGCAGGAGGGTGTCGAGGTCGTGGTGGTGGGCCTCGGCGCGGCGCAGCTCAGCCATGAGGACGGCGAAAGCCTCAGACTTAGTGGCCTGCGCGGCTTCGGCCGACGTGAGCCCGCCCGCCCCGGTGAGGGCGTCGGTGACGAGCCGGGTCCACCGGCCGTGTTGGGCGGTGGTGGCGATGGTCTCGTACTCGGCGGCGAGCTGGGCGATGCCGGTCCACCTCTCTTGCTCGGCGGTGATGGTCTGGTGGGCGGAGAGCTCGAGGGCGGAGTGGTTGAGCACGCCGAACAGGACGGTCCGCGCGGTGGTTTCCGTCTCGGCGGGGGTGGCGTGGAGTGGGTCGGGCTGGTCGAGGGCGACGTAGGCGGTGTTCGCGTGCCGGCCGCGGGTCATGGACACGTACAGGTTCTCGCGGGTGGTCGAGGGGGAGACGACGACGTGGGCGGTGTCGACCGTCAGGCCCTGGGCGCGGTGGGCGGTGACGGCGTAGCCGAGGTCGACGTGCCGGGCGACGTACCCGGCCGGCAGCCTCACGCCCGCGCCGCTGGCGTCGCCGGCTTGGCGGACGCCGAGCGTGCCGTCGCGGCCGACTCGGGTGACGGTCCACCGGTCGCCGTTGCGGACCCAGGTGCCGGGGCTGGTGCGCAGGCGGCGGTCGTTGCGCCGCGTGATGACCACATCACCCACCGATGCGCGGGCCTCATCGCGCAGTCCGACCTCGCGCAGCGTGGATGTCACACCCGACCGGATGCGGTCGGCGCGGGCGCGGTCATTGAGGTGTCGCACGGAATCGGCAGCCTCGGTGACCAGGATGGACGACCGGCCGGCAGTCAGGTCGTGCTGCCACGCCTGGTAGGCGGTGTCGATCATGGCCTCGGTGGTGCCCTCGACGATCCGGCCGTGGCCCGCGTATGCGTCGATCGCGGCCGGGTCGCCGTCGCGCAGGGCGAGGGAGGCGTCCTTCTCCCAGACGTGGATGAACCGCCGCACCTCCACCAGCTGTGCCAGGTCGCCGCCGCGGGCCGCGGTGAGCATGTTGAACGCACCGCCGGCGTCGACGGACTGCAGCTGGGCCGGGTCGCCGACGAGGACGACCTTCGCGCCGGCCTCGGCGGCGCGGGTGGCGATGGTCTCCAGGGTGCGGGTGGAGGCCAGGGTGGCCTCGTCCAGGATGACGAGCTCGCCCGGGCAGAAGTCCGCCCTGCCACGGGCGTGGTCGTACACCCACTTGGCGGTGTTGTCACAGCCGAGGCCGATGTCCTCGGCGAGGACCTGTGCGGCGGCGGCCGACGGCGCCATCCCGACCACGGACCCGGGCCCGTGCACCGCTGTCCAGGCACCGGCCAGGGCGGCCATCGCGGTCGACTTCCCGGTCCCGGCCGGACCAACCAGCACATCCAGACGTCGGCCCGAGGTGAGGATCTGCGTGATCGCGGCGGCCTGCTCCCCGCCGACCACCACACCGTCACCCCGGGAACCGGTGACGTTCCCGGCGAGGTGCTGCGGGACGACAAGGGACGCGTCGTGGTCGTCGGCCAGGGTGAGCAGCCGGTCCTCCGCGCCGAGCAGACGCTCGCTCGAGTAGTAGGTGGAGTGCCGGGGCCGCAGGGGGCTGGTGCCGTCACCGCGCCGCATCCCGGCCGGGACGGTAGCGACCTCGCCCGGGGTGAGCCGGACCGACCGCCCAATGGCCGCGTCGGTGATGAGCGCGATCACCTGTTCCCGGTCCGCGGCGGCGACGAAGCGCCAGCCCATCGTGCGGCGCGAGGCCTCGGCCCACAGGTTCCAGTGCCGCCAGGTCGACCGCCGCTCCGCCACCGCCTCCACCACGTCGGCGGCGGCCTGGTCGACCAGGAACATCGGCACCGACTCCCCGGTCAGCGCCCGCGCCGGCTCTCGGGTGGTGGTGAGGATGCGTGCCCACGCCGTGGGATCGCCCCCCACCAGGTCCCGCGCGCGTGCCCGCCACTCGGCCGTCAGGTCGGCCAGGGCCCGGATGGCCTTCTCGGGGCGGGTGTCCAGGGTGGCCTCGGCGCGCAGCTGCACGATCCGCCGGCCGGTGGGCCGGCGGCCGTGCTCGGCCACGTAGGCGGCGATCTTCGCGTCCGTGGCGACGTCGATCGCCCGGGCCCGGCTGGAGAACTCGGCGATCAGGGCTTCACTGACACCTTGGATCTCCCACTGGCCGGTGCGGTCCTCGCCACGCTCGCGCCGCTCCCACGACAGCCCGAACGTGCCCGTGAGCCGGTCCGCGAGGACGGCGTTGTAGTGCTCGGACAGGCCAACGAGCGCGTGGTGGACCGCCCGGGAGTCCAGGGTCCGCCACCGCCCGTCGTGGGCCGTCATCACCTTGTTCGAGACCACCACGTGGGTGTGGAGCTGGGGGTCGTTGGCCCGCGAGTCCCAATGGTCATACGCCGTCGCGGCAACCCCCACGACCGACACCTGCGCGATCCCGGCATGCCCGGTGCGGGTGGCCGCAACCTCCCGCTCAAAGAAATCGAGCACCTGCGCGACGGCGGCATGGTGGGCCTCGACGATCAGGCCCTGGATGTTCGCGTCCGCCACGCTCCACAGCACCGACGCCGACTTCGGCACCGAGAACGTCAGATCGAACCCCGCCGTCGCCGTCTGTGGCCCACGGGCGGCCTGCTCGGCCCGGATCCGGGTCACCTCGGCGTCGAACTCCCCCGCCGGCAGCGCCCGGTCCACCCGGGCGGTCAGCGCCGCGGTCCGCTCGGCCACGCTCGGGTACTCCCGAAACGGCCGACCCAGGCTCACCCCCGTGACCGGGTCGCTCCCCCGACCCAACAGCGTCCGCAGCTGCTCGGGAGTCACCGCCATGCCCGGGCGCAGCTCCCCCGCCCCGAAGAACGCGACCCCCTTCCCCATCCACACCCCCGGCGGGGTACCCGCCTCCGTGAAGTACCGCGTGAACCCCGTCGCCTGCGCGACGTTCCCATCACCTTGCACGACCGAGCGCAGCAGGTACCCGTACCCCTTGCCCGCCGAGACCACCCGCATCGAGACCGTCACACCCACCAGGTGCGCGACCCAATCCACCTCGGGTGCCAGAGGTGTGAAGACCACAGCCCGCGGCCGTCTCGGACTGCTCCGGCCGGGTGGCCGGGACGCGGGCAAGCCGTCCACGCGGACCTCCGCTCCGCCACCGCGTCTCCGCCCGGCGCCGGACGTCCGGAGCCGCGGTGGCTTGGCCTCTGGCGCCGGGGGCACACCTGATAGTCGAACAGCCCTTCCCGGACGCTGTCGCCCCGCGTGGGCGCGCTGGTCGACGAGCAACCACGGGAGGGCGGAGAGGAGGGAACTTGGGGGCCGGACGCCAAGACGCGGCGACCTTCTCCCCGTACGCACCCTGACCTGGGCCGATATTCGCCGCCATGGTGCGTACGGGGTGCGTACGGGGTGCGTACGGGGTCAGGCACCCCGTACGTTCTCGGCAACGCACCAGCGCGAGAGTAAGACCCATGCAACTCGCGATCACACAGGCGAGCCGGACGCCGGCAACGCGAGGCACGCCGACGCCGGCCACCGCGGGGAAGAGAGCGGTGGTGATGAGTCATCACGACCGCGGACACGCCGCCGGGCGGGCAGGCGACCCGTTTCCGTAGAGACGCACCTCGGGGGAAGGGAAGGTGGTGACGACTCGTCACCACCGCGGACACGGCCACCATCCCCGGCAACTGTGCTTCGGTGGAGCCGGCAACCTCGGGGGAAGAGGACGGTGGTGGGGAGTCCTCACGACCACGTCGGGCGTTCACCTCTCGTCGTTGCTGCAGTCACGAGGAGCGAGTGACTCGACATTTCGGCGGTCACCGGGACGGGTGCTGCGTCGTGACCTTCAAAGACGAGACGCCGCGCGCGGCCTTCACCGCGTCGTCGGGATCTTGATGACGAGCGCCCGGCGGAGCTCCTCGAGGTCGACCCGGATGACGCGGCCGACCTTGTACCCGGTGACCGTGCCGTCGGCGATGCGTCGCCGGATCGTCTTGGTACAGACGCTGAACTCTGCTGCGGCGTCGGAGAGCGCGACGAGCTTGCCGCTCGGCACCCGCGTGGTCGCCCGCCGGTTCGTGGTCATCTCGTTCCTCCTGGTCGTGTCGAACGCACCGTCCGTCACATCTGAGGTGTGCGCCCTGCCCCTTCGGGCCCTCCCTGTCCGCTTGAGCCCACCGACCGCGCACCCCCTTCGACGCCCGTCGCACGCCGAGCACGCCGCTGGGCGAGCTCGTCGGTGAAGGCGGCCCCCACCTTCTCGGCGATGGCGTGGCGACGTTCCTCGTCACCGATGTGCTGATAGCGGAGCGCGATGGTGGGGTTCTTGTGGCCCGCGATCGCCATGAGCTCAGCCAACGTCGCACCCGAACGAGCGGCCCACGTCAGCGCCGTGTGCCGCAGGTCGTGGATGTGCAGGTCGTCCAGTCCCACCTGCTTGCGCACGGTCTGCCAGTTCGACTCGACGACGGACGCGTGCAGCACCGCGCCTTTCCGTCCGACGAAGACGAAGCCGTCGTCACCGGGCTGTGCGTGCTTCTCGAGGTGAGCCTGCAGGATCGGCACGACGAACGACGGGATGGCGACGTCCCTCCGGGATGCCTTCGTCTTGGGTTCTCCGATCTCGTTGAACCTGCCACGGACCCTGTTGTTGGCCGCGGTGCCCCGTACCTGCACGACGGCGCGTGCCGGGTCGTCCAGGTGCAGGTGCCGGCGCCGCAATGCCCGCAGCTCACCGTGACGCAGCCCGGTGGTCGCCGCCAACGGCACCAGTGCTGCCAGGTAGTCCGGCATCAGCTCGTGCAACGTCCACATCTGCTCCGGTGTCAGCACCACGGGCTCGTGGACGGCGTCGTACCGCAGTGCCCCCTTGACGCGGGCCGGCGAGGTGTCAAGGAGGTCGTGGTCGACGGCGTCGTTCAGCAC is a window from the Georgenia muralis genome containing:
- a CDS encoding site-specific integrase, coding for MAAEAWLNAERLLIDRDLWTPPRDRERRARLAAQRGITFAEWAERSIAGKQLRPSTRYRYEQTLRRRVLPDLGDIPLRDLSRLDITNWYTKMRAQLAAEARAAQRKGEGRGAAFSAYQVLSSVLNDAVDHDLLDTSPARVKGALRYDAVHEPVVLTPEQMWTLHELMPDYLAALVPLAATTGLRHGELRALRRRHLHLDDPARAVVQVRGTAANNRVRGRFNEIGEPKTKASRRDVAIPSFVVPILQAHLEKHAQPGDDGFVFVGRKGAVLHASVVESNWQTVRKQVGLDDLHIHDLRHTALTWAARSGATLAELMAIAGHKNPTIALRYQHIGDEERRHAIAEKVGAAFTDELAQRRARRATGVEGGARSVGSSGQGGPEGAGRTPQM
- a CDS encoding DNA-binding protein, translated to MTTNRRATTRVPSGKLVALSDAAAEFSVCTKTIRRRIADGTVTGYKVGRVIRVDLEELRRALVIKIPTTR
- the mobF gene encoding MobF family relaxase, whose product is MDWVAHLVGVTVSMRVVSAGKGYGYLLRSVVQGDGNVAQATGFTRYFTEAGTPPGVWMGKGVAFFGAGELRPGMAVTPEQLRTLLGRGSDPVTGVSLGRPFREYPSVAERTAALTARVDRALPAGEFDAEVTRIRAEQAARGPQTATAGFDLTFSVPKSASVLWSVADANIQGLIVEAHHAAVAQVLDFFEREVAATRTGHAGIAQVSVVGVAATAYDHWDSRANDPQLHTHVVVSNKVMTAHDGRWRTLDSRAVHHALVGLSEHYNAVLADRLTGTFGLSWERRERGEDRTGQWEIQGVSEALIAEFSSRARAIDVATDAKIAAYVAEHGRRPTGRRIVQLRAEATLDTRPEKAIRALADLTAEWRARARDLVGGDPTAWARILTTTREPARALTGESVPMFLVDQAAADVVEAVAERRSTWRHWNLWAEASRRTMGWRFVAAADREQVIALITDAAIGRSVRLTPGEVATVPAGMRRGDGTSPLRPRHSTYYSSERLLGAEDRLLTLADDHDASLVVPQHLAGNVTGSRGDGVVVGGEQAAAITQILTSGRRLDVLVGPAGTGKSTAMAALAGAWTAVHGPGSVVGMAPSAAAAQVLAEDIGLGCDNTAKWVYDHARGRADFCPGELVILDEATLASTRTLETIATRAAEAGAKVVLVGDPAQLQSVDAGGAFNMLTAARGGDLAQLVEVRRFIHVWEKDASLALRDGDPAAIDAYAGHGRIVEGTTEAMIDTAYQAWQHDLTAGRSSILVTEAADSVRHLNDRARADRIRSGVTSTLREVGLRDEARASVGDVVITRRNDRRLRTSPGTWVRNGDRWTVTRVGRDGTLGVRQAGDASGAGVRLPAGYVARHVDLGYAVTAHRAQGLTVDTAHVVVSPSTTRENLYVSMTRGRHANTAYVALDQPDPLHATPAETETTARTVLFGVLNHSALELSAHQTITAEQERWTGIAQLAAEYETIATTAQHGRWTRLVTDALTGAGGLTSAEAAQATKSEAFAVLMAELRRAEAHHHDLDTLLPRLVTQRTLLDADDIAAVLTARLGRATRQPAPGTTPDLIAGLIPAASGPLPADFARALDERRQLIETRAHTLAEAAVRDRAPWVSHTGERPNGASDYQGWLAELTVIAAYRDRYAITGPAPLGPSTHTLAPGRDRRRANEALHRARAIIQTRRTDGTRAQTHARSL
- a CDS encoding TetR/AcrR family transcriptional regulator, whose amino-acid sequence is MTLLSDDSRPARRGPGRPRHADTEERAYRSALELFGQRGWAGLSLDAVAQHAGVGKSSIYLRWKDKRELLLDAVRDFETRHVNPADPSLPIRDYLVEYAVARAALFLGKQGATMAAIISAAVANPDEYADIQNESLNRGVLALMGRLEQAVAEGEMPIGTSAAQFLEALEGAIVFHTIIAPGRPSKDQIAETLPQYVTELVDWLLRGLPQRRSPDPPAW